A window of the Methanoculleus horonobensis genome harbors these coding sequences:
- the mobB gene encoding molybdopterin-guanine dinucleotide biosynthesis protein B: MKIIQIVGRSNTGKTTFIKSLIGALSAHGTVGAVKHLGHHGFSLEPGKDTTLYYESYAAISGGVDEEKSVIVRRENDLNSTLEVLCNAGIEYAILEGFKSRSFPRIVIGDLDSENVVLRNPSIEETITALDRFEDYYTVEGLVRELKRECDISHAGAILTFNGIVREWSGDDRTEYMDFDETVDAVAESIQKEMETVPGIIGARFYHRKGRLYAGEDITYLAILAEHRQEAFAAAANAIDRLKRELHDVEK; the protein is encoded by the coding sequence ATGAAGATCATACAGATCGTCGGCCGCTCGAACACCGGGAAGACTACGTTCATAAAGAGCCTGATCGGGGCGCTTTCCGCGCATGGAACCGTCGGAGCAGTCAAACACCTGGGGCACCACGGCTTTTCGCTCGAGCCCGGAAAGGACACTACCCTGTATTATGAATCGTATGCTGCTATATCCGGCGGGGTCGACGAAGAGAAGTCCGTCATCGTCAGGCGGGAGAACGATCTTAACTCCACGCTCGAAGTCCTCTGCAACGCCGGGATTGAGTATGCCATACTCGAGGGGTTCAAGTCGAGATCGTTTCCGCGGATAGTGATCGGCGATCTCGATAGCGAGAACGTCGTGCTCCGCAACCCCTCGATCGAGGAGACGATCACCGCACTCGACCGGTTCGAGGACTACTATACCGTCGAGGGGCTGGTCAGGGAACTGAAGCGCGAGTGCGACATCTCGCATGCCGGGGCCATCCTCACGTTCAACGGGATCGTCAGGGAATGGTCGGGGGACGACCGGACCGAATACATGGACTTTGATGAGACCGTCGATGCCGTGGCGGAGAGCATCCAGAAAGAGATGGAAACCGTCCCGGGAATCATCGGTGCACGGTTTTACCACCGGAAAGGGCGGCTCTATGCCGGAGAGGATATAACATATCTTGCTATACTTGCAGAACACCGGCAGGAGGCGTTCGCCGCCGCTGCCAACGCAATCGACAGGCTGAAACGGGAATTACACGACGTGGAGAAGTGA
- a CDS encoding mannose-1-phosphate guanylyltransferase/mannose-6-phosphate isomerase produces MKTLILAGGSGTRLFPLSREQYPKQFIPLVDDESLFQKTVKRALLFSSPQEIAIVTNSDHRFLVRDQLAAIRCDCRVLVEPVGKNTLPAIYYGAREITRDGPDTVAVLPSDHLITAPGPFQDAFRRAERLSKDYLVVFGVRPTSPHTGYGYIRPGEPLGDGSLVDAFVEKPDIETAGRYVADGYLWNSGMFCFNAALFLAECETCAPEVARAFEQPLDEAYGAVPALSIDYGIMEKTRKAAVVPLECDWSDVGNFDALYTALKKNGSGNAVRGEHIGIDSSENLIIADRLIATVGVHNLAIVETKDAILVAARDEAQRVGEIAKALREKGDSRALFHTQVHRPWGSYTNLEEGQSYKIKRVTVPPNRRLSLQMHHHRSEHWVVVTGCAEVTIGGETSLLRNGESTFVPAGTVHRLANPGLLPLELIEVQIGEYTGEDDIIRFEDDFDRT; encoded by the coding sequence ATGAAGACGCTCATACTTGCAGGCGGGAGCGGCACCCGCCTCTTCCCTCTCTCAAGGGAACAGTATCCGAAACAGTTCATCCCGCTCGTCGACGACGAGTCTCTCTTCCAGAAGACCGTGAAGAGGGCGCTCCTCTTCTCCTCGCCGCAGGAGATCGCCATCGTCACGAACAGCGATCACCGGTTCCTGGTCAGGGACCAACTTGCCGCCATCAGGTGCGACTGCCGCGTCCTCGTGGAGCCGGTGGGCAAGAACACCCTGCCGGCGATCTACTACGGCGCCCGCGAGATCACCCGGGACGGGCCGGACACGGTCGCGGTTCTCCCTTCCGATCACCTGATCACCGCGCCCGGTCCGTTCCAGGATGCATTCCGCCGGGCGGAGCGGCTTAGCAAGGACTATCTGGTTGTCTTCGGGGTGCGGCCGACCTCGCCGCACACCGGATACGGCTATATCCGGCCCGGCGAGCCTCTCGGCGACGGCTCGCTCGTGGACGCCTTCGTCGAGAAGCCCGATATCGAGACCGCCGGGCGGTACGTCGCCGACGGCTACCTCTGGAACTCCGGCATGTTCTGTTTCAATGCCGCCCTCTTCCTTGCCGAGTGCGAGACGTGCGCACCGGAGGTGGCCCGGGCGTTCGAGCAGCCCCTCGATGAGGCGTACGGTGCAGTCCCCGCCCTCTCCATCGACTACGGGATCATGGAGAAGACCCGGAAGGCGGCGGTCGTGCCGCTTGAATGCGACTGGAGCGACGTGGGGAACTTCGACGCACTTTACACCGCCCTTAAAAAGAACGGGAGCGGTAACGCCGTCAGGGGCGAGCATATCGGGATCGACTCCTCCGAGAACCTGATCATCGCCGACCGGTTGATTGCCACCGTCGGGGTTCACAACCTTGCCATCGTCGAGACGAAGGATGCGATCCTGGTCGCCGCCCGTGACGAGGCCCAGCGGGTGGGCGAGATCGCAAAAGCCCTCCGCGAGAAGGGGGATTCGCGTGCCCTCTTCCACACGCAGGTCCACCGGCCCTGGGGCTCCTACACGAACCTCGAGGAGGGGCAGTCCTATAAGATCAAGCGGGTCACCGTCCCTCCGAATCGCCGCCTCTCCCTCCAGATGCATCATCACCGCTCCGAGCACTGGGTGGTCGTCACCGGGTGCGCCGAGGTGACGATCGGGGGCGAGACCTCCCTCCTCCGAAACGGCGAGTCGACATTCGTCCCTGCGGGAACGGTTCACCGGCTTGCGAACCCCGGCCTCCTGCCGCTCGAACTGATCGAGGTTCAGATCGGGGAGTACACCGGCGAGGACGACATCATCCGGTTCGAGGACGACTTCGATCGGACGTGA
- a CDS encoding acylphosphatase, whose translation MKTIEIRVSGRVQGVGFRACIKRIATNLGVGGEAMNLPDGRVLITATADPVILDKFVSMLYGCPRVVIRDLVQQEIPHAAYPEFTIQRGSYQYST comes from the coding sequence GTGAAGACGATCGAGATCCGGGTCTCGGGGAGGGTGCAGGGCGTCGGATTCCGCGCGTGCATCAAGAGGATCGCCACCAACCTCGGCGTCGGAGGCGAAGCGATGAATCTCCCCGACGGGCGGGTGCTGATCACCGCAACCGCCGACCCGGTCATTCTCGACAAGTTCGTCTCCATGCTGTATGGGTGTCCCCGGGTCGTCATCAGGGATCTCGTCCAGCAGGAGATCCCCCATGCTGCTTACCCCGAGTTCACCATCCAGCGGGGCAGTTACCAGTACAGCACGTGA
- a CDS encoding SDR family oxidoreductase yields the protein MRYIVTGGAGFIGSNLAERLARDGHEVVIVDDLSAGRQENIVHILSHPRVTFVEGSVTDLVLLVDACAGADGIFHQAAVASVPRSVANPLETNAVNVTGTLNVLWAAKECGVPAVVAASTSAIYGDDPVFPKCEMMAPTPLSPYAVSKLAGEHYGKVFADLYGIRTVFLRYFNVFGPRQDPNSEYAAVIPKFITRLLGDKPPIIYGDGEQTRDFIFVADVVRANIQAMESGASGVFNIAGGSRISLNHLSSILAETTGIHHRPVYEPPRPGDVRDSLAEITRAGEAFGFSPRYTLEAGLRETVAWFRDGGR from the coding sequence ATGCGGTACATCGTCACGGGCGGGGCAGGGTTCATCGGGTCCAACCTCGCAGAGCGGCTGGCACGCGACGGCCACGAAGTCGTGATCGTCGACGACCTCTCCGCCGGGCGGCAGGAGAACATCGTTCATATCCTGTCTCATCCCCGGGTGACGTTCGTCGAGGGGAGCGTCACCGATCTCGTCCTGCTCGTCGACGCCTGCGCCGGGGCGGACGGCATCTTCCACCAGGCGGCCGTCGCTTCGGTTCCCCGATCCGTGGCAAACCCCCTGGAGACGAACGCGGTGAACGTGACCGGGACCCTGAACGTTCTCTGGGCCGCAAAGGAGTGCGGCGTCCCGGCGGTCGTGGCGGCTTCAACCTCGGCGATCTACGGCGACGATCCGGTCTTCCCGAAATGCGAGATGATGGCGCCGACCCCGCTCTCCCCCTATGCGGTCTCGAAACTTGCGGGCGAACACTACGGGAAAGTGTTTGCCGACCTCTACGGCATCCGGACGGTATTCCTGCGGTACTTCAATGTCTTCGGGCCGCGGCAGGATCCAAACTCCGAGTACGCGGCGGTGATCCCGAAGTTCATCACCCGCCTGCTCGGGGATAAGCCGCCGATCATCTACGGCGACGGCGAGCAGACCCGGGACTTCATCTTCGTCGCCGACGTGGTGCGGGCGAACATCCAGGCGATGGAAAGCGGTGCTTCCGGCGTCTTCAACATCGCCGGAGGCAGCAGGATCAGTTTGAACCACCTTTCATCCATTCTCGCGGAGACTACCGGCATACACCACCGGCCGGTATACGAACCGCCGCGGCCGGGCGACGTGCGTGACTCCCTTGCCGAGATCACCCGGGCGGGGGAGGCCTTCGGGTTTTCGCCACGGTATACGCTTGAAGCGGGGCTCCGCGAGACGGTGGCGTGGTTCCGCGACGGCGGCCGGTAA
- a CDS encoding tetratricopeptide repeat protein, with the protein MPQLVTPEMPRKGNDRDTSRAYSDVATEGLYDPAALNNRGVALEREGRYEEALAAFSAAILCDNDDVYAWNNRAVILTRLDRHQEAALACRQALALDRSCIFALVTYGMVLGRLGNYHEAENVLAVAEDLDPQARALYPGNSTMTRA; encoded by the coding sequence ATGCCCCAATTGGTTACACCGGAGATGCCCCGCAAGGGTAATGACAGAGATACGTCACGGGCGTACAGCGACGTCGCCACGGAGGGCCTATACGACCCGGCTGCCCTGAACAACAGGGGTGTGGCGCTTGAACGGGAGGGGCGCTACGAGGAAGCGCTCGCTGCATTCAGTGCAGCAATACTCTGCGACAACGATGATGTCTATGCATGGAACAACCGGGCGGTGATCCTCACCCGGCTTGACCGCCACCAGGAAGCGGCGCTTGCGTGCAGGCAGGCGCTCGCGCTCGACCGGTCATGCATCTTTGCTCTGGTGACGTACGGCATGGTGCTCGGCAGGCTCGGGAACTATCATGAGGCCGAGAATGTTCTTGCGGTGGCCGAAGACCTCGACCCGCAGGCCCGGGCGCTCTACCCGGGGAACTCGACGATGACCCGGGCTTGA
- the cas1 gene encoding CRISPR-associated endonuclease Cas1 produces the protein MAATEPWLPVFGYGGHIKATTQELIIARGSDTRRYPIQSVKHLLIVGGHTLHTSAVTNLLKAGAAITIFDIDGTPVGYVYPYGYRPDESVRLAQERAGPHRFAQTLARAALQSRLLLLEELYDHTGHDIFYAGELDFLHQAREELSVSVTMEDLRRLSRLTADMYYEILSRTLPPELGFRRRTSRPYLDPVNAMFAFGYAMLYGNCCVSVIGAHLDPDLGMLHEGVGSFVHDLIEPQKALMVDRAVIRFAREEISNGDYEYGEKRCYLGSDLSARLSAALHDSIDQTRIDAQVRIVQDALLKNAEFHVLYW, from the coding sequence ATGGCAGCGACGGAACCCTGGCTCCCCGTCTTCGGCTACGGGGGGCACATCAAGGCGACGACACAGGAGTTGATCATCGCGCGCGGGAGCGATACCCGGCGTTATCCCATACAGTCGGTGAAGCACCTCCTGATCGTCGGCGGGCATACCCTGCACACCTCGGCGGTGACGAATCTCCTCAAAGCCGGCGCTGCCATCACTATATTCGACATCGACGGCACGCCTGTAGGGTACGTCTATCCGTACGGCTATCGGCCGGACGAGTCGGTGCGCCTCGCCCAGGAGCGGGCCGGTCCGCATCGTTTCGCTCAGACGCTCGCACGGGCCGCCCTCCAGTCGAGGCTTCTTCTCCTCGAGGAACTCTACGACCACACCGGGCACGATATCTTCTACGCCGGAGAACTCGACTTCCTCCACCAGGCCAGAGAGGAACTCTCGGTCTCGGTCACGATGGAGGATCTGCGGCGGCTCTCCCGCCTGACCGCCGATATGTACTACGAGATCCTCTCCCGCACGCTCCCGCCGGAACTCGGGTTCCGCCGCAGAACGAGTCGCCCGTACCTCGACCCCGTCAATGCGATGTTTGCGTTCGGTTACGCGATGCTTTACGGCAACTGTTGTGTCTCGGTGATCGGGGCTCACCTCGATCCCGACCTCGGCATGCTTCACGAGGGGGTGGGGAGTTTCGTCCACGACCTCATCGAACCGCAGAAAGCCTTGATGGTGGACCGTGCCGTCATCCGGTTTGCCCGTGAAGAGATCTCAAACGGGGATTACGAATACGGTGAAAAGCGGTGCTACCTTGGTAGTGATCTCTCCGCCCGGTTGAGCGCGGCGCTCCACGACTCCATCGACCAGACCCGTATCGACGCGCAGGTGCGCATCGTGCAGGATGCGCTCCTCAAAAACGCTGAGTTTCACGTGCTGTACTGGTAA
- the glmM gene encoding phosphoglucosamine mutase produces the protein MRNGKQMFGTNGVRGVIGETMTPALVLKIGAALGSMRRGTIAVGRDTRTSGEALTHALKAGLLMTGCDVVDMGVLPTPALQYIIKTNRFAGGAMITASHNPPEYNGVKIIEADGTEMSDEEIIRLEGRFFAEEFDVVDWDGVGSESAAPDRFEDYIEAVVKYFPEGIGKGMTVVVDPGSGPAALTTPIILSRMGCRVHTINGRLDGTFPGRMPEPTPEGLQPLSEMVLATGADFGVAHDGDADRAVFVDTKGRYIEENYEFGLVEDYVCGRNGGGLVVTPVATSRLIRDIAEKHGCTVDYTPVGSIYVARRMIELIGEGKKVSFGGEGNGGLIYPDHQFCRDGGMTAAMMVAVLASHKGRKLSEIVDELPAYHLVKEKYHTADPAALVRAVEEAFGGETIEKIDGIKIVRENAWALVRASGTEPMIRIMIEAKDPAVADAMYREIMMVATDGTSGA, from the coding sequence ATGCGAAACGGAAAACAGATGTTTGGAACGAACGGCGTGCGGGGCGTGATCGGCGAGACGATGACGCCGGCCCTCGTCCTCAAGATCGGCGCCGCGCTCGGATCGATGAGGAGAGGCACCATCGCGGTCGGCAGAGACACGCGGACGTCCGGCGAAGCCCTGACCCATGCCCTCAAGGCCGGGCTCCTGATGACCGGGTGCGACGTGGTGGACATGGGCGTCCTCCCCACCCCGGCCCTGCAGTATATCATCAAGACCAACCGGTTTGCCGGCGGCGCGATGATCACCGCATCCCACAACCCGCCCGAGTACAACGGCGTGAAGATCATCGAGGCCGACGGCACCGAGATGTCCGACGAGGAGATCATCCGGCTCGAAGGCCGGTTCTTTGCAGAGGAGTTCGATGTGGTCGACTGGGACGGCGTCGGCAGCGAGAGCGCCGCACCCGACCGGTTCGAGGATTACATCGAGGCCGTGGTGAAGTACTTCCCGGAGGGCATCGGCAAAGGGATGACCGTCGTCGTCGACCCCGGTTCCGGGCCCGCGGCGCTCACGACCCCGATCATCCTCTCCAGGATGGGGTGCCGGGTCCATACCATCAACGGCAGGCTCGACGGCACCTTCCCTGGGCGGATGCCCGAACCGACACCCGAAGGATTACAGCCCCTCTCGGAGATGGTGCTCGCCACGGGCGCCGACTTCGGGGTGGCGCACGACGGCGACGCCGACCGGGCAGTCTTCGTCGACACCAAAGGACGCTATATAGAAGAGAACTACGAGTTCGGCCTGGTCGAGGACTATGTCTGCGGTAGAAACGGCGGCGGACTCGTCGTCACCCCGGTCGCCACCTCCCGGCTGATACGAGATATCGCAGAGAAACACGGTTGCACCGTCGACTACACCCCCGTCGGGAGCATCTACGTCGCGAGGAGGATGATCGAGCTGATCGGCGAGGGCAAGAAGGTCTCGTTCGGGGGCGAAGGAAACGGCGGGCTGATATACCCCGACCACCAGTTCTGCCGGGACGGGGGCATGACCGCCGCCATGATGGTGGCGGTGCTCGCGAGCCACAAGGGCAGGAAACTCTCGGAGATCGTCGATGAACTCCCCGCATACCACCTGGTCAAAGAGAAATACCATACCGCCGACCCGGCCGCGCTGGTCCGCGCCGTCGAAGAGGCGTTCGGAGGAGAGACCATCGAGAAGATCGACGGCATCAAGATCGTCAGGGAGAACGCCTGGGCGCTGGTGCGTGCATCGGGCACGGAACCGATGATCAGGATCATGATCGAGGCAAAGGACCCGGCCGTCGCGGACGCCATGTACCGGGAGATCATGATGGTTGCGACGGACGGGACGTCCGGAGCATGA
- a CDS encoding DUF5806 family protein — MEDPDSIKDPNKYQKFKKVDGATYQRVNQFLRKHTHITAREWAIARLCADFKTTSGSEMTFIGENLPELCPFMVDSYSPQAVNQARSSFKKKVKKAGATFFYGAMCGFFTAEELDEILFEASEVARFLLEVEGTSLNLDDEIDVEDRITEVMRGVAEAASVILKTRPGQEDGDQGMQEPEEEPALPDREEGEEPV, encoded by the coding sequence ATGGAAGATCCTGACAGCATCAAAGACCCGAACAAGTACCAGAAATTCAAGAAGGTGGATGGCGCCACCTACCAGCGGGTCAACCAGTTCCTGCGCAAACACACCCACATCACCGCCCGCGAGTGGGCGATAGCCCGCCTCTGCGCAGACTTCAAGACCACCAGCGGCTCGGAGATGACGTTTATCGGCGAGAACCTCCCCGAACTCTGCCCGTTCATGGTCGACTCCTACTCCCCGCAGGCAGTCAACCAGGCCAGGAGTTCGTTCAAGAAGAAGGTGAAGAAAGCCGGAGCCACATTCTTTTATGGGGCGATGTGCGGCTTTTTCACCGCAGAGGAACTCGACGAGATCCTCTTTGAGGCGAGCGAAGTCGCCCGGTTCCTGCTGGAGGTGGAAGGGACGAGCCTGAATCTCGACGATGAGATCGATGTCGAGGACCGGATCACCGAGGTGATGCGGGGCGTGGCCGAGGCGGCTTCGGTCATCCTGAAGACCCGACCCGGGCAGGAAGACGGGGACCAGGGAATGCAGGAGCCAGAAGAAGAACCGGCATTACCAGATCGAGAAGAAGGAGAGGAACCGGTATGA
- a CDS encoding DUF3795 domain-containing protein: MTHLSPLLIAPCGIDCGLCIGYLREKNRCPGCRTEDAGSLNAYCARCKLRQCEDRTGEYCYECAGYPCTRLKRLDKRYMKYRTSVLDNLREIRERGVVEFVEREKIRWTCPECGHVLSMHRDRCLHCGRPW, encoded by the coding sequence ATGACCCATCTCTCTCCTCTCCTGATCGCCCCCTGCGGTATAGACTGCGGGCTCTGCATCGGCTACCTGCGGGAGAAGAACAGATGCCCGGGCTGCCGGACGGAGGATGCCGGCAGCCTGAACGCGTATTGCGCCCGGTGCAAACTCCGGCAGTGCGAAGACCGTACGGGTGAGTACTGCTACGAATGCGCTGGATATCCCTGTACGCGGCTGAAACGCCTGGACAAGCGCTACATGAAATACCGGACGAGCGTGCTCGACAACCTGCGCGAGATACGGGAGCGGGGAGTCGTGGAGTTCGTCGAACGGGAGAAGATCCGCTGGACATGCCCGGAGTGCGGACATGTCCTCAGCATGCACAGGGATCGCTGCCTGCACTGTGGTCGGCCGTGGTGA
- the xerA gene encoding site-specific tyrosine recombinase/integron integrase, with protein MENVCFSEWLDRFSSYLRMRNYSPRTIEKYLQTIRRFARYAWLRQNSDGVVFDEAAFEGAPLDADVNVSAALVTDFFSCLAEKQEYKPKTLHRMISTLSSFYKYLYVQGAVVADPMLGVERPRIKNQELKYLKHSQVLRLINIIESERDRLIVRLIYATGVRVSELCAICVEDIDFEEQTIRVKGKGDKIRTVFIDEETLEEINRFIGNKIEGPLFLGQQGNHLSPRTVQHLFKQYAPSGITPHKIRHSYASELYRRSKNLRVVQENLGHSSIKTTEIYLHTDIDERKRVYQQYFPLSNGKKEE; from the coding sequence ATGGAAAACGTCTGTTTCTCGGAATGGCTGGATCGCTTCAGCAGTTACCTCCGGATGCGGAATTATTCGCCCCGGACAATCGAAAAATACCTGCAGACCATCCGGCGTTTCGCTCGATACGCCTGGCTCCGGCAGAACTCGGACGGGGTCGTGTTCGACGAGGCTGCGTTCGAGGGTGCTCCGCTGGATGCCGATGTCAACGTCTCTGCGGCTCTCGTTACCGATTTCTTCTCCTGTCTTGCGGAAAAACAGGAATATAAGCCCAAGACCCTCCACCGGATGATCTCGACGCTCTCCTCGTTTTACAAGTATCTCTACGTGCAGGGTGCTGTTGTCGCCGACCCGATGCTCGGGGTGGAGCGGCCCCGGATCAAGAATCAGGAACTGAAATATCTCAAACACAGTCAGGTTCTCCGCCTGATCAACATCATCGAGAGCGAGCGCGACCGGTTGATTGTCCGCCTGATCTACGCCACCGGCGTCCGTGTTTCGGAGCTCTGTGCGATATGCGTCGAGGACATCGATTTCGAGGAGCAGACGATACGGGTGAAGGGTAAAGGCGACAAGATACGGACGGTTTTCATCGATGAAGAGACGCTTGAAGAGATTAACCGGTTTATCGGCAACAAGATCGAGGGGCCGCTCTTTTTAGGCCAGCAGGGCAACCACCTCTCCCCGCGAACCGTCCAGCATCTCTTCAAGCAATACGCTCCTTCCGGGATTACACCTCATAAAATCCGCCATTCCTATGCGAGCGAACTCTATCGCCGCTCAAAGAACCTCCGTGTCGTGCAGGAGAACCTGGGGCACTCTTCCATCAAGACGACCGAGATCTACCTGCATACCGATATCGACGAGCGTAAACGCGTCTATCAGCAGTATTTCCCGCTCTCGAACGGGAAAAAAGAGGAGTGA